AGAACTGGTTTCTCCAAAAGACTTAGCTGGGCGACTTTTAGGATGGCTTCCAGATGAGAAACGGTGAACTGAATAGACTGACGATTGGTGCTCACTTCAAAACTCGAACCAAAGGCCCGAAAATATGTGGAAGAATCATCCACCTCTCTGTTATTGGCTGTGGAATGGAACGAGTCGATATTGGCAAAAACTGTGGTCGATAACGACTGTGGGATGATGGAGCGGAAATTAGAAAAGCTGTGATGCTTTGAAGAAGATTGTTCTGTTTGCACAAGAACTGGTGGAGTGGGTTTTGGGAATAACTTCAAGAATAGAGGGTCATTAGAGAAGCGGCCCATGGCTCTGGCATGCCCAAACAGCAAGGGCACAATGCGCTTGCATAGAACAACATTGGCTGGACTTTCCACATCTTGTTTCTTACTGAGGATCAACTGTGAGATTTCTATCAGGAATGTGACCTGGAAATCAAGAATTTCTTCTCTGGCCTCTTGATCAAGCACCGCCACATCACAAAGCAGGGTGGTTAGAGAGAAGGCAAAACATTCTGTTGTTGGTAGGCACCGATTGCTGAAAAGCAATTGGCTGTCCGTCCATCTGGCTAGGGGCAAGTTTCTGACCAAATCGAAAAAGTAGGGCAGAATTCGGTTTTTATGTGGGAATGGGCTGTTGCTAAAATTGAGACGGGATTCCAGATAGTAAATCCCAAGGGCGATTACTGCTGATTGCCCACGGTGGTCCAATTTGTATTCCCCTTTTGCACTTTTAACAGGGCAAAGGTTGAAAAGACTTGACACCTAAGGTCAAACGTGAAAGATAACATTGGGCAGAACCGGTTTTTAAGTTGATACTTCGTACCTTCTCCCACGGTGTTTTTTCAATGTGCGCCAGCGACCGTGCAAGATGCTGCACAGTTTTGCTGAAAAAGTCACTCGTTTCGATCATTTTCCATAAAAAACTGTTAAAGAAGATGACGAGAAAAGTTTCATATCTGTCAAAATACTTATCTGACTTTTGAGGGACTTCACTTCAAGTCGGGGCCGGGGTAATGCACGAATGCAGACTGCGGATAAGGTAAACTTACGACTTTCAAGTGCGGACTCAGTCTTAAAATTGACCACAATTaggccaggataaaatgcggacgcggactgcggactggagaaactgcggactttcacctgcggactggcTCAAAATTTTCGACAGATTTTTCGTGGACTTGAGGATATGCGGGCCGTTTCGTATATGGGCCGTTTGAAAGTGTGGACCAGGCAGGATAAACTGCGGACTGGTATTTGCGGACTGCCCATACCCATTGATGCGGACATGcccatttaaattttaaatttcaatttcaaactaaagatatattaaaaaattaacgcaTGATGTATAATTCAAAATATGATAGTAAGAGACAGTTTAAACTCTGGGtaaaacaatcaaaataaaacattttatagACTTAAAAACATTTGGGGCACTTCCaggtttttttaaagaatccTGAAAGGCATAGTGCTGCTCTTTAGGAAGACATTCTTTGTGGTACCATTCTTTACAATGTTTCGTACCACACTGAATCATCTTCTCCTCGTCTCTAAATTTACTTCCAGCGTAAAGCCTATCGGGGCGGCGGCATATGCAATAACACTTTCACCGATTGCACATTTTTGATGGTCTTAGACTTAGGAAAAGATTGGTTTGATACGGTTGGAAACATTGTTAAATCACCTTTTTGTAAACATGCGACGAAATGCTCACGCATTTTTGATCTATCGTAATGAATGACCGAGGGATTTTTTATCTAGCATAAATAAAGTCGTCAACTGCTAAGAGCAGTGCgcgttttaatttttattctttggaaTTGTTGCATGCATAATtgcatacatattttttaaggaaacagttatcgaacaacagccaTTGCATGACGATAAAAATGAGGTTGATCTGTCTTGACAAGAGtaaatattagaaaattttaatgttaaatactATTATGAAATTAAGACTATACTTATCGATTTTTCTGTCTTACCAACACATACACATGTCTATATTGAATGCTGCATCCCCGTATAATCCGCGGACTGCGGACTGCTGCCCCATGGTgaaactgcggactgctgtcaaaaattttgggccagtccgcaagtgaaagtccgcagtttctccagtccgcagtccgcgtccgcattttatcctggcccaCAGTGCAAAACTGCAAAACCGATTATTCCGCAGCAGCTCAACCGACTTTCAATCAAGAAATCCGTTCTCTCTAATAGAGAGTCTCAACATTACGTTAATAGACACACAAAATcaagaaatttaaattttatttatgaaaaaaaacaaatgttttacTGGCAATATAAACCAAAAAGGTGGTTTTTATTACATCCAAAAAACGATTGACTAGGTGTATCAACTTCGTATATAAAGCAGGGGATTGGGACAGTTTGTTGACAAACATCGCAGTCTACCCCTTCATCTGATGTCTCGTAAGGGAGTGATGCCCTTAGGGGTACCaacaccaaacaaaaacaaatttattatcacAGAGACATTCACCTGTATCTGCCACTGGCACGATAAAATCGATATTAATTGTTGGAAATGGTTATAGGAATCGATAGTGATTCAGCTCCTCCTCCAGTAGGTGGGATTTCAAAAAGGTGTGTATcgtggccgctagatggcgttgttggatggttgcaaaaaaaatggctcTACCCGAGGTgctgaaattttaaattggCGTTCCGTAGTACCCATCTCCCCTTCTTCTCTGTTCTCAACTCTCAAGGCGCAATGATCCGCATAATACGCGGACATACTTTCACATTATGGGTAAACTGCGGAGGTGCGGACTATGAAATTTTGGGGGCCAGTCCATGCctgaaagtccgcagtttacCCAGTCCACTGTGTCCTTTCCGTTTCTGCACTTTACCCTGGTCCCTATCTAAAAAAATGGCGGTGATTTCGCTTTCACAGCAGACGAGTGGAACATCGACATAAAACCCGGCAAACATGGCATCCGTGAGTAGCTAATATGTTTCTAGGTTTACTTTAAATATTCTTTTTGCTTCAAGAGAGCAGTTTTAttagttaaaaaaatagatttacTAAGTTTTGGAAGAACTTCTTTTGGACTTTAAAAGCTGTTGTTTATCTGACGGTGATCACAGCTCATTAGATCTTTAGGCTTTTCTTTCCATGGTAGTGTTTTTCAAGGTCTCACaatatattttgattttattgtcTTCCAGAAAATAGAGAAATCGACTCCAGCAACGGGTAGCCCCGCAGAtttgaaggagaaaaaaaaagaaagaattttggACTTGTCTCGTTACATGGACAAATTGATCAGAGTGAAGTTTACTGGTAAACCACCGATCATTGATTTAAAttaatataaatataaaagcAAGTTTACAATTTCACACTAATCAGGTGGTAGAGAAGCAGCAGGCATCCTCAAAGGTTATGATCCTCTTTTAAACATAGTCTTGGATAACACTGTGGAGTATCTTAGGGGTAAGTCAGATTCCCCCATCACCAAATGTTGTACTTATCTATACAATTTCGGTTTCCTTTCTTGAAGATTCTGAAGATTCATTCAAGTTGTCAGAAGACACAAGGCAACTCGGTTTGGTAGTTTGCCGTGGAACAGCAGTTGTCCTCATTTGTCCTGCTGATGGTATGGAGGCCATTCCAAATCCATTCATTCAACCAGAGTAATTACAACTAATCGAacatttgaaatgaaaataatttgtgtTGTCTGActttacaataaaaaatataaaaaaatgaatagaggAGATAGTTATAATATTATTAATATCCTTTCAAAGGCTTAAGTAAAACAGATGGGCGACATAGTACGATGATTATAGTAACTTGCAATTAGCGTAATACAACAGGAAATATAGGAATGCGATTAGCAAGGAGCCTACGACAGTCGAATTCAAACAATTATTTATGTACTAAATAAATGGAAGTTTGGGATAGAAGGTAATCCCGTTTGCGTGTGTCATTTTCGGCCATCCAATGAAatggacaaagaaaaaaacaattgcattaaaagaacaaaaccaaaaaaaaaaatcaatcggCAACAAAGGAATCGGAATCAAATTCAGCTTCGACGGCTCGTCCCCCAGCAGATCGCAAGGCTGAACCCGAAATGACTGGAGAAGGGACGATTTCCCACTCGCCAAATGACAAAGCTGAATCATTCTGTTGCTGGACAAATGGGTGGAAACTACTCAATGTAACCTGATTTCCAGATTGTCCTGTcaaagattaaaaaaataaaataaaaaaaaaaaataaaatcaattactcaaatttttctactggaaaaataatttagaatttatttattttttaaccaGGTGATTGGTCGCTCATAGTAACGAAACGTTGACTGGGCGACGAAGGCATGTCCGCCTCACCATTATTGCTCATCCCCTGCTGCAATTGACAGTGGTGTAGCTTGTCCAGCTGCGATTCCAAGCTAAGGATATCATTGACCAAAGCGCAATGATGGAAATAGATGGGCGGATGTCCACCACCACGGACGTCTAGCACAGGAATCCATCGTAAATAGCACTGACTCCACAAGCGGAAATCGACAAACGAATCGGCCACTGGGAGCATCGAGTAAACAGGCCAATCCAGCTCATGGTATGGGATATCTGCTCCACCTGATCCTGAATCATTGCCCGGTATGAAATCATCCCAATCCTTGCCCAGGTCAAGTTTCAAAGGCTTGGCGGTGGGCTGCAGTTTTACGTTATAACTCGGGATCGGATCATAAACTGCTGCTCCGTAAACTGTCCATCGTTGTTGAGTTTGCGGGTGCTGGCCCAAATCCACAATGCCCCTAGAGGCCCGGTAGGTAACGGCTGGTGATTGATGATGGCTGCTGGACATGAGTGGCATTTCCATTCCTTCTTCGATGGATGAGATCTGCTGTTGATGGGGTGAAAATGACCGGCCATGATTGTGAAAAAGGGCTCCGCGAATTCTCTTCCATCGGCTACTCGTTCCTCCAGCGCCACTTCCTCCATCGTTACTGCTGGCTCGACTTAAAGTCCCAACAGCGTTGCCGTGCTCCGGTAGAGCTGCCAGCCCAAAGCGACTACCCCAACTGCGACCCAACGTATCCGTCTTCCTGTTTTGTTGTTCCGCCGCCCCGTATTCAGAGGCCCGCAAAGCAGAAAGGCTTCCGGAAATGCTATTGCGTCGAGGTCGACCACCCCCATCATTGTGGGAGGACGAGCCGTGAATCCAACGCCGTACCAGTTGATTATTTTGGTTGTGATAGTTGGCCGGAGATATTCCTCTGCGTTGGCGGTAAGCCGCAACCCGACAGGTGATGCTGAAAAGCGGATTCAAAAAGAGGCCGATGTCAACGTCGTGAAACTGCGACGACCAGTCCCAGACCGAACGAGAAATTAAGACAGCTGGACTCCCCTCTCCATCTGGCTGTTGCTGTGGTTGCGTCATTAAATATCGGATGCGGTCACTATCGAAAGAGAAGGTATCGAAAACCGTGTTGTGCAGAGAATCCCATAATGACGTTAAGTAGGTCTCGC
This genomic stretch from Daphnia magna isolate NIES linkage group LG10, ASM2063170v1.1, whole genome shotgun sequence harbors:
- the LOC116931818 gene encoding myotubularin-related protein 10-B; protein product: MSSFKTYVDITEHSNEDYEWINSDEDHPKLEPCLLPGEVVVAYASNVLKFASVSNRKHGISGCLYVTNFKIAFVSTTSNYAGNPKDERNKLLSQNEVCLANIDQVYQVNGERRKKLLPGTSIITNVKTIQLVCKDFSVHSYSFKFCPVGFHKTVINAILHHSFPKRIELLFSFECMLPPTQTVHEMQFFTNRQDWESEVERCHCNEGWRVCSANENYQLSASLPQGFVVPRSLSDNQILKASKHFMGNRPPVWCWGHINKCVIVRMAVLHNFITDTQQESIMLEHVRKSHPNLREPLILELDKSMPTLAEIHASWCKLRDSSCCPLDNIQKFWEQDSRSLSLLNGSRWPHHVMICLRMANRVVEAVSQHQVSVVLQESESRDLSAVISSLAQLIMDPHFRTINGFQSLVQKEWVTLGHAFTKRFGRISEYENQQSPLFQLFLDCVWQMQHQFPMSFEFSETYLTSLWDSLHNTVFDTFSFDSDRIRYLMTQPQQQPDGEGSPAVLISRSVWDWSSQFHDVDIGLFLNPLFSITCRVAAYRQRRGISPANYHNQNNQLVRRWIHGSSSHNDGGGRPRRNSISGSLSALRASEYGAAEQQNRKTDTLGRSWGSRFGLAALPEHGNAVGTLSRASSNDGGSGAGGTSSRWKRIRGALFHNHGRSFSPHQQQISSIEEGMEMPLMSSSHHQSPAVTYRASRGIVDLGQHPQTQQRWTVYGAAVYDPIPSYNVKLQPTAKPLKLDLGKDWDDFIPGNDSGSGGADIPYHELDWPVYSMLPVADSFVDFRLWSQCYLRWIPVLDVRGGGHPPIYFHHCALVNDILSLESQLDKLHHCQLQQGMSNNGEADMPSSPSQRFVTMSDQSPGQSGNQVTLSSFHPFVQQQNDSALSFGEWEIVPSPVISGSALRSAGGRAVEAEFDSDSFVAD
- the LOC116931823 gene encoding U6 snRNA-associated Sm-like protein LSm7, whose amino-acid sequence is MASKIEKSTPATGSPADLKEKKKERILDLSRYMDKLIRVKFTGGREAAGILKGYDPLLNIVLDNTVEYLRDSEDSFKLSEDTRQLGLVVCRGTAVVLICPADGMEAIPNPFIQPE